The Nymphaea colorata isolate Beijing-Zhang1983 chromosome 7, ASM883128v2, whole genome shotgun sequence DNA window TTGCTCCTCAGGCCTTTGTTCCGATCCCATTAATCTTCGGTTTAACCCCTCAGCAGTGCCAATAAAGGGCAAAAAGAAggaacagaaaaggaaaaaggagataaaagaaagaaagcttgGAAGCATCTTTAGGATACATCAATCGTCATAAAATAATCAACCACGCACCAAAGCTCACCAACTTTAATTCGTTGGTCGTCGATGAAAATGCCCAAAGGGTACTATGCACTACGATAGGACTGATCAAGGCTAAATAAACTATGGCAACTCTTTCACGGGACATGACCAACTGACCCTTTGTAGTTGTTGAAAGCCAAGAGAAAAATCCATCCAGCCATTGCCAGCAGCccgatatctaataccaaagcTGTTGAGTGGAGAAGAAAAAGCTAAAAGGGACTACATactgaaaagaaaaaccctTCTTTTTCCACTgctatttccttttcttttctaacgTCCTTGGCGAACAAGCTGGCTAATTCTCAGCTAGCTTCCCCGAAAAGATCTTAGTTGGAAAAGTTCGATCTAACAGCCCGAACAGGAAGGCATTGTGCTGTTGTGCAATACAGCCATTGAACCAGTACAACGCCATGTGCCCGCCAGTGATGAATGCTCTGAATGCAAAATCCATTAGAGTTCTCAATTGCGTTTGAGTCAACCACCATTTCAGCAGAAGCAAGTTTGAAGCATCCAATTACTCAGTTTGAACCAGACAGTGCTGGAAACCAACAGGTCCTTGCAAACACTATGTCCCCTGTTTCGACTTGCCAAACACCAAGGATCATACTCTACTCTCCCAAGTTGGGACAAGCATAAGATCTCATCTCTTCTGGTTCAACGAGGACTTGGTCTGCTTGATGAGTGTTTTGCTCAAAACTGCTCCATCAGCGGTGAAACTCACAGCAATCTGCATTTTTTGGCATTACCCTACGTGACGCATTCAGCATAACCACCCAAACATAAAGATGATTGCACTTCGCAAGAAAGAGCATCTAATGTTTTTTCACCTGGGAAAGTAATATTTGAATTGTTGCGAATGTAACGAGCAGGTTGTGCTTTAGTTACAGAGACTGTTTGGTTACAGTCGTCTTCTTGGAAATATTGAGAGTATCTCCAAATGCTCAAAATTTCGTATCGGAAGCTAGTTTTAGGAAATCATTCGAATTTTAGCAACAGCCACTATGTACGATCGTTGACAGGTTCGAAAGAGAATGTTGTTTAATTTGGAAGAACGACATCCGTCAGTATCGAATAGAAACCATAATACTTTGTTACTCCAGCTCTTAAATCGTAAACCGGCATCCAACCAACTCCACGACCCACGCGGTAAAGCATTGATCCATAACAGAGAGACCAGACATTTGAAGCTTCCCgttcattattattttattttaataagtAATTTGCAATCCAACAACCAAAATGAAGGCAACAAAGGCAAGGACGAAGAATCAATATTAGGTTGTTAATAGTATCGGTTAATTTTTACAATCAGCAACGTACATGAGGAGACTGTGATACCTAACCTATCTAAAGTTGAGTGTGCTGCAGCTTTTGCTAGTTCTaaataaaagagagacattGCATTTTGGTCTACAAGAACTAGTCTTACTGACAAAAGGATAAGAACAACCAACCAGACTGGACGGCTAGCTTCCCTTACATCAACGTGCAACTGCCGGTGTTCTCGTCGTTGAACATGTCGGTATTAAAATGAAGATTTGCCGGAGGGTAGGCAGGTGGCGGGCAATGGCCCGGCATCTCGCAGCAAAACGCTTGACCTGGCCTGTAAGGGTGCACCGCATATGGATCGACCGTGTGATAGTGTACCGTGTATTGAACCACACTGGGATTGAAAGGGTAGAAACCAAGGCTCTCTGGTGGAGGAGGGTGGCTCAAATCCTGCCTAATCTCCGTAACATAGCCACCGTCCTTGGCTGATTGAACAACATCACAAGCAGTGGTGTCGCCGGTTACGGAGGCAGAACCATCCTTATCCTTCTCTGTATTCTTTCCTTTCTGCTCGCTTCCTGCATCTTCtggctttttcttcttctcttctttgtcgCCACCATCCTTCTGCGGGGACGGCTCTGCCTTGTTCTCATCGGAAGAAGGCTTCTGCTTCGGGTCGACCTCCGG harbors:
- the LOC116257965 gene encoding heavy metal-associated isoprenylated plant protein 35-like; translation: MDNQQDLKKWELKVAVHCDGCARKVRKVLQRIDGVYRVSVDSAKQKVTVEGDSKLNPDVLVKKLAKTGKPVELLPEVDPKQKPSSDENKAEPSPQKDGGDKEEKKKKPEDAGSEQKGKNTEKDKDGSASVTGDTTACDVVQSAKDGGYVTEIRQDLSHPPPPESLGFYPFNPSVVQYTVHYHTVDPYAVHPYRPGQAFCCEMPGHCPPPAYPPANLHFNTDMFNDENTGSCTLM